From the Oncorhynchus kisutch isolate 150728-3 linkage group LG27, Okis_V2, whole genome shotgun sequence genome, the window CAAGCTCTGCTTCTCGCGCTGCCAATCCCCCACTGCTTTTTGGGTTGCTCTGCTGGAGAAGGCCTACGCCAAGTGAGTGACAGGTAGAAAGTTGAAATTGACTAACAGCATTTCTGCATCTAGTCATTAATATTAGATCTCCAAATATTCTATACTGTTCCAATCACATACCATTCCATACCATACAATACTCTAGTTAGGTTTTGTGACATTCTCTGATACAACCATGTTGTCTCCTGTCCCTACTCCTCCCCCAGGCTGCAGGGGTCATATGAGCGCCTATGGGCGGGGCAGGTCTCTGAGGCCCTGGTAGACCTGACAGGGGGGCTGGCAGAGCGCTGGAGCCTGGGGGATTGTGGGACAGAGGAGGACCAAGGTCGGGGGTCATCTGACAGTGACTGGGTCAGGAGGAGGAGGCTGGATCTGGACCTGCTGCATGCGGTCAGAGAGGGCTGTTCAGTCAGCTGCTCTGTACACAGCGCCCCCGGAGGTAAGGAGGAAAAATGACTGGTCTGGGAATATTCTGCTGTTTTCACATTTTAAACACAAAAATAGCTCTGGGCTGTGCAGACCATTGTTCTCCAATGGAGAAGGAATGCCGTTTTCTAAGAATCTTACTGAAAGCCTTCTATTGAAATCTTGTGACTGACCTTCCAAAGTAAAGTACTGGCACACCCCCAAGTCTGCTAATAGGCAAGTAGCTAAAATATTGTTTAGGGCTATATTTACCCCAACTGCCCCCTTATACCCTAGGTGCCAGTGAGTTGGGGCAGTTCCATGCCCTGAGTGTGATGGAGTGGGTGGACGTGAGGACGGTGGAACGGGGAGGAGTACGTCTAATCAGGATCAGAAACCCCTGGGGCAGACGCTGCTGGGAGGgagcatggagagagaggtagggtgttTGTGTTTGAGCTGTACTACCCGAGCCCGCACAGCTGCGGTCCCAGGGGTAATGTTCCCCCCTCTCCCaccagacacccccccccccccccccttctgcttTTCTGCCTGTGTGTGCGCCATTGCTGTGACTTCTGTTGCACAGACAGCTTCTCCCACTCTCGTTTGCAGCAGAATTTCGTGGGAAATGTGTAGCTAGAATCCTTTAACGATTTAAAGTCGCTGGAAGGGTCTGAAAAAACTCACTAGATATTATTACATTTGGGCAGGGCTGGGCCTTAAATTTGTCCGAATTTAAGGCCCAGGGCCTGAACACCGCGGACATGGGTGGGGCTTAAAATTCATGCCCGTGCAGGgttcgcgcgtgtgtgtgttcttttgtgTCATTTTGAGCCTGAATCCATCTATAATTATTTTCTTAAGAACCTCTGTCTCAGTAATAAACTGGCCACTCTCACCTGGCAGTGGAGAAGGCTGGAACTCTCTGGACCCGGCCTGTACTCTGAACTTGCTGGGCCGGGCCCAGGAGGCAGAGTTCTGGGTGGACGAGACTGAATTCCTGTTGCAGTTTGATGATGTCACAGTGGGGTATCCTATCAATGAGGAGGGACACCTACAGAGCATCTATTCTGGTATACTCACTCAATACTTCCTCATTATATAAGCATTAGACAAAGTTGAATAGTTTTGAATGTATGAGAACGTCTGACGATCTTTGGTTTGGGGGTGAACTACCCCTTCATAAAAGCAAAGCCAGTGTTGTTGTGATTGTGTGATTCACAGCGCCTGTCTGTCCAATAGGCAAGCTACTGACTCATAGCCACCAGACCAGCGATCGCTGGGTCAAAGGTCACTCAGCAGGTGGTTGCCGTAACAACAGTAGCTTTGGCAGCAACCCTCAGTTCTGGCTGCGGGTgtttgagaggggagaggtgcTGGTGTCTCTGCTACAGCACAGAAGGTATAGCAGGAACACAGGACACCACTACACACAGTCACCAGAAGAGGGCAGCAGCACCACACAACACCAACACTACCAGGCCATCGCTTTGCACATGTGGAAGGTTGGTACTGCACTGTAACCTTGTAGCTGATAGATGTTAAAATAAGAATGTGTGTGTGGCTTTTAATTATTTCAtctttatctctgtgtgtgtgtgtgtgtgtgtgtgtgtgtgtggtgtgtgtgtgtgtgtaatacgtacatctgtctgtctgtcaatcccCAGGTAGAGAAGAAGTGTTTGAACCTGTCTGGGACTCTGAACAGCCCTCCCTGTGCCTCCACACACTGCCACGCCTACGAGCGTGAGGTGgtactacacacacacctggacccTGGCTGCCACCTGCTCGTCCCCAGTACCTTCCTCCAGGGGGGTGAGGGGAGCTTCCTGCTCAGggtcttctcctcttcccccacCTCACTCAGGTCAGTAGGACTAACATTTACACTTAATTTAGCAGAAGACTGTGACCATAAAGAGATGGGTCAAATAGGGAGCCAGGACCAAATACTGAATCAAAATGTATCAGAAGTTTTGCTTTTCATACATCAAAAGTGGTTTATATAtcattccatttgttttgtagatCATGTTGTCTTACAAGTCTAAGAAACTGGATCTATATGTTCCCCCATTGTCATGCAGTGCTGTGAAGACCCCGGGGCCCTCTTTGCCATTGGTAacagagggggagtgggagaCAAACTACTTACGGGGCGCATGGGTCACAGGGTCATCGGCCGGGGGGAGCAGGAACTTCCTGTCTCACTGGCAGAATCCAAGGTTCCCGGTCACCATGGGTGACAACATAGCGGGGTCAACAGGGGTCAATGTTAGGGTCACCCTCCACCAGAACTGCCCTGACACTGACCTCCAGGCCATCGGCTTTCACCTGTACAAGGTGAGCTGAGTTGTATTCATTAGGGAATACtctagcaaaacgttttgcaatgaaAAACACTAAATGAGTTTATTATTGAAGTCCAAGTAGTCCCTCCTTGTTTTCGTCCATTTTCTTCTGCTTGGTGCCTAATAAAATATGACCCTGGTTTATTAACAGTATGTGGTTAGCCTATCTAAAATATGTCCTTAATGTAGAATCTATGGTTTAGCCTGTTGATATGTTGTTTTAATCCTCCTTTAAAATCTGTCTATATGAAGATGATTCTGTTGTGACAAGTTACATGTGAACCTCTCTGTGTATCCAGACTCCAGAGGGACAGGAGCAGGCCGAGTCGACAGTACCCAGGGAGGAGGAACCGGTGGCCAGCTGCATTCCTCACTGCTACACCCAGGCTGTCAGTCTGGCCTGCTGCCTTCCTCCAGGGGCCTATGTCATAGTGCCCTCCACCTACCAGCCTGATTCCCCAGGCCAGTTCACCCTCACTGTGGCTCGCAAAATACACAGGTAGACCTGGTTCTATTCCACTCCCTACCCCCTTAATACCTTCTCCTAGCCCCTATGCCCTTGTGATTGTGTTCATTTAAAATTTTATTTTGGGGAATAATATGATGGTGTGTTGTGCTTGTGTTTCAGGAGAGTGGTGAAGAGTCAGGAAAGACTGGGGAGAGCCATTCAAGAGGTGAGTGAGTGTTGGGCTATGTGTACAAGACCTATCAACAAACACACTTCCTAAACCAATTTAGTGTACCATAGTGCACAAACACTTTTCAACTGTGTTGAATGGCAGTATTTAATCACTGTCTGTTAGCATGTGTTTGGGTCAGTTATGTGTTCCCCGCACCCGtccgcaattgctaataacccatccgcaacCGCCCGACTATATGATAAGGTGAACATCTGAGGCCCTTAACCGCCCGACTATATGATAAGGTGAACATCTGAGGCCCTCAACCGCCAGACTATATGATAAGGTGAACATCTGAGGCCCT encodes:
- the capn10 gene encoding calpain-10, giving the protein MEEDERAVEFKGLFEDPTFICEDSLFSDYSTPIARFQDDITWLRPQEICPSPALFPDNTNDGHAKQGLLGDCWFLCACTILLKYQHLMNKVVPPAQPQWGERGYRGSFLFRLWQHGCWTEVTVDDRLPCLSGKLCFSRCQSPTAFWVALLEKAYAKLQGSYERLWAGQVSEALVDLTGGLAERWSLGDCGTEEDQGRGSSDSDWVRRRRLDLDLLHAVREGCSVSCSVHSAPGGASELGQFHALSVMEWVDVRTVERGGVRLIRIRNPWGRRCWEGAWRESGEGWNSLDPACTLNLLGRAQEAEFWVDETEFLLQFDDVTVGYPINEEGHLQSIYSGKLLTHSHQTSDRWVKGHSAGGCRNNSSFGSNPQFWLRVFERGEVLVSLLQHRRYSRNTGHHYTQSPEEGSSTTQHQHYQAIALHMWKVEKKCLNLSGTLNSPPCASTHCHAYEREVVLHTHLDPGCHLLVPSTFLQGGEGSFLLRVFSSSPTSLSAVKTPGPSLPLVTEGEWETNYLRGAWVTGSSAGGSRNFLSHWQNPRFPVTMGDNIAGSTGVNVRVTLHQNCPDTDLQAIGFHLYKTPEGQEQAESTVPREEEPVASCIPHCYTQAVSLACCLPPGAYVIVPSTYQPDSPGQFTLTVARKIHRRVVKSQERLGRAIQEVSHISVMRS